One genomic region from Harpia harpyja isolate bHarHar1 chromosome 1, bHarHar1 primary haplotype, whole genome shotgun sequence encodes:
- the LOC128143471 gene encoding centrosome-associated protein CEP250-like yields MAARSQASLRRRLQSSQEAQHRQAVLVRKLQAKVLQYRTRCRELEQQLAAGGGPLPGRWEATEDQSLEKALLQVEEEQQRCENLAEVNALLQEHLDEANEVNSALKEDVGKLTADWMRAREELELKESEWRSERELYDSYLRGERSRLLSLWRQVVTFRCHFLEMKTATDRDLSELKAEQMRLSGSILVNCSHLNCGVRPWESVTLGRPVLKDQAQQQAEQEISQKTWAVMHLQVEGDPEKKELQDRPKDLAALEGEHSLLQSELVVAREMLEESHLQRDLLKQEKQELTVALEKAEQSVAELTGAQNKLSAEIADLHVAAANMSSINEALALDKVQLNKLVLQLEQELDVLSGKVDEMERAKISDQEKLNLWERTNEALSAEKAHLEQLLKEAEEQQEGLQVELRMLAEEKAETQEKLNQVHRQQESASSGLEQLRQESSRQGQALANVSKEKELLVHEKAALEVRLAATEQERRGLAEQLAEARSGKETLESSLLEAQQRLCQLEIARSQLEIQLHTVRQAKEVIQGEVKCLQCELEAERSLLKQERANMAQQLLRTEEQYNDTLRLRETDHEVEINKLLQDLASEREGHHSELQEMLEQWEKEKAETEREHEKKLFDMKQRVATMQAQQEEERTRVENAKQEQERARLRAVKEELVREIKLLQESVTGSETRANAATDRNRCLEQELQTTLSILKIKNEEVETQREKIQMLQKEAAQGKALQESLTHMTAILSEREGEMKLYQQQMRMLENQKETHETTLSEVIKDITEKKQKVESQQEQIQELEKQQEMLRTAVSKMSKELEERDREIQFQEGKIMILERHSASQVRNLQVDLDHMKGNLKEKNLELLSLTQQIQALEMEREQVKSLHASLGDLRAVLKDRERECDSQRDQLRLLQQYKEQQEGYLQELRGTLEKMTLSLSEKDQELESQQKQIREAEEVMEMQLRTVRDQLEQTLGTLKEKDRLLDIQKQQARSSAEKTEEQMNVLHRDLEYTTAILKEKDLMIESQKELIETFQKQEQDSEQQKEILQQLQVALKEKEQEMLSLRKQCEAWKEKEEKREAEQTNLQATKLTLKEREEKIEVLEEAISKLQQQKEEAAMQTKAILQKLEYAESSLEARDQEIVSLQEHVQELREQKELEGKQAKSLEQDLDKMSQILKENHLEFLRQTEQMNMFRLREESTKVALTSCQQQVDLLEHAVRKREEDNETLMQKLQRQEEELKTLQNLQLRLTKKNEEVRHRREQEKLLEEALHETERETKAEGELEELEEEVRALREDLQHVQPTLTKKDEEIKNHRDRVGYLEKTLAEREQELRRQSELLKQLTSALRWKDGGETLQKRIQKLQKWEEEEAEKRRVLQERDRSLQRQKELTQQLADERKAKGEELERTIAILKQTESREVKWREKAQALTLALTKSEMANGTLREEIAILQSTVSERDTDRFHHQQAIAEGEQLSWLSEKRLLSQQLECLQRAVARLELEKAELKQLNAELRRTLEQVERERRRLKRYHSGRSLPDACGFSLSDQHKMAASRQEESHARCSRRLAELQNQVSLLQTQLAQERKYKQDYIECCAKTSQELSDLHQELSRSLAAVVREPKAAVLEAETRKLGQPL; encoded by the exons ATGGCGGCGCGGAGCCAggcctccctgcggcgccggctgcAGAGCTCGCAGGAGGCGCAGCACCGGCAAGCGGTGCTGGTGCGGAAGCTGCAGGCGAAG GTACTGCAGTACCGGACTCGGTGTCGAgagttggagcagcagctggcagcaggaggg ggaccccttccaggcaggtgggaagccacagaagaccagagcctggagaaagcactgcttcaggtggaagaggagcagcaaag gTGTGAGAATCTGGCAGAAGTGAACGCTCTCCTGCAGGAGCACCTCGATGAAGCGAATGAGGTTAATTCAGCCCTTAAAGAAGATGTTGGAAAACTGACGGCGGATTGGATGAGGGCCCGGGAGGAGCTGGAATTGAAGGAGAGTGAGTGGCGCAGCGAACGTGAG CTTTATGACAGCTACCTAAGGGGTGAACGCAGCCGTCTACTCAGCCTGTGGCGTCAGGTGGTAACCTTCCGCTGTCATTTCCTGGAAATGAAGACTGCCACTGACCG AGATttgtcagagctgaaggcagagcaaatgAGGCTTTCTGGATCTATACTTGTAAACTGCTCCCACCTAAACTGTGGCGTACGGCCCTGGGAATCCGTTACgctgggtagacctgtcctcaaggatcaggcacagcagcaagcgGAACAGGAAATAAGCCAGAAGACTTGGGCAGTGATGCACTTACAAGTCGAAGGGGACCCGGAGAAGAAGGAGCTTCAGGAcag ACCGAAGGACTTAGCTGCACTTGAAGGAGAACATTCATTATTACAGAGCGAGTTGGTGGTcgcaagagagatgctggaggaatcgcaccttcagagggatctgctgaagcaagagaaacaggagctTACCGTGGCACTGGAGAAG GCAGAGCAGTCGGTAGCAGAGTTGACAGGGGCTCAGAATAAGCTGAGTGCTGAAATAGCCGATCTACACGTTGCAGCAGCGAACATGAGCAGTATCAATGAAGCTCTTGCCTTGGATAAAGTGCAGCTGAACAAACTTGTGTTGCAG CTGGAGCAAGAGCTTGACGTTCTGTCGGGTAAAGTGGACgagatggagagagcaaagaTCTCTGACCAGGAGAAGCTGAACTTGTGGGAGAGAACAAATGAGGCGCTGAGCGCAGagaaagcccacctggagcagctgctgaaggaagcagaggagcaacaggaggggctgcaggtagagctgaggatgctggcagaggagaaggcagaaacccaAGAGAAACTCAATCAG GTTCACCGCCAGCAAGAGTCAGCTAGCAGTGGTCTGGAGCAGTTGCGGCAGGAGTCCTCTCGCCAAGGGCAGGCACTGGCCAACGTatccaaagagaaggaattgCTGGTGCACGAGAAGGCTGCCCTAGAGGTGCGACTGGCAGCCACGGAGCAGGAGAGACgaggccttgcagagcagctggcagaggccag GTCAGGGAAGGAGACCCTGGAATCCAGCCTGCTTGAGGCTCAGCAGCGCTTATGTCAGCTGGAGATCGCCAGGAGTCAGCTTGAAATCCAACTTCACACGGTCAGGCAGGCCAAGGAGGTGATACAAG GGGAAGTGAAGTGCCTTCAAtgtgagctggaagcagagagatctCTCCTGAAGCAGGAACGGGCAAACATGGCGCAACAGCTCTTGCGGACAGAAGAGCAGTATAACGATACCCTCAGACTTCGGGAAACTGATCACGAAGTGGAAATAAACAAGCTCCTGCAAGACCTG GCAAGCGAGCGGGAAGGGCACCAttcagagctacaggagatgctggagcagtgggaaaaggagaaggcggAGACAGAAAGGGAGCACGAGAAGAAGCTGTTTGATATGAAGCAGAGAGTTGCTACCATGCAAGCTCAACAAGAGGAGGAACGGACGAGAGTGGAGAATgccaagcaagag caggaacgggCCAGACTGCGAGCAGTTAAAGAAGAACTGGTACGGGAGATAAAACTTCTTCAGGAATCAGTCACAGGCTCCGAAACCCGAGCAAATGCAGCAACAGATAGGAATCGCTGCCTTGAACAAGAACTTCAAACTACATTGtctatcttaaaaatcaaaaatgaGGAAGTGGAAACGCAGCGGGAGAAAATCCAGATGCTCCaaaaagaggcagcacagggaaaagctttgcaggagagTCTCACTCATATGACTGCCATCctgtcagagagggagggagaaatgaagttgtaccagcaacagatgagaatgctggaaaaccagaaagaaacgcATGAAACTACTCTCAGTGAGGTTATCAaggacataacagagaaaaaacagaaggttgaatcccagcaagaacagatacaggagctggagaagcagcaagaaatgctgaggactgctgtcagcaagatgagcaaagagctggaggagagagaccgggagatccaattccaggaagggaaaataatgattctAGAACGACACAGTGCATCACAAGTGAGAAATCTGCAGGTGGATCTTGATCATATGAAAGGAAACTTGAAGGAGAAGAACTTGGAGCTTCTGTCTCTGACTCAGCAGATCCAAGcactggaaatggagagagaacagGTGAAATCTCTGCACGCGAGCCTTGGAGACCTGAGGGCAGTTCTTAAGGACAGAGAGCGCGAGTGTGATTCTCAAAGGGATCAGTTAAGACTCTTGCAGCAGTACAAGGAACAGCAAGAGGGCTACCTGCAGGAGCTTCGTGGGACACTAGAAAAGATGACCCtctctttatctgaaaaggaTCAAGAGCTTGAGTCGCAACAAAAGCAAATCCGGGAAGCTGAAGAAGTCATGGAAATGCAGTTAAGGACTGTCCGTGACCAACTGGAGCAGACCTTAGgaaccttaaaagaaaaggacagactcctagacatccaaaagcaacaagcaaggagctctgcggaaaaaacagaagaacagatgaatgtcttgcacagagacttagaatacacaacagcaatactgaaagaaaaggatttaatgaTTGAATCTCAGAAGGAACTGATTGAGACCTtccaaaaacaagagcaagactctgaacagcagaaggaaattctgcagcagcttcaagtggcactaaaggaaaaagaacaagaaatgttatCCCTTAGAAAGCAATGTGAGgcgtggaaggaaaaggaggaaaagcgtgaagctgagcaaacaaatctccaagcaacaaaactgactctgaaagaaagagaggaaaagatagaGGTTCTGGAGGAGGCTATCTCTaagcttcaacagcaaaaggaggaggcagCGATGCAGACCAAAGCTATACTGCAAAAACTAGAATACGCTGAATCTTCTCTAGAAGCGAGAGATCAAGAGATAGTGTCTTTGCAAGAGCACGTCCAGGAGCTTCGAGAGCAGAAGGAGTTAGAAGGCAAGCAGGCCAAGAGTCTAGAGCAGGATCTAGACAAAATGAGCCAAATCTTGAAGGAGAACCATTTGGAGTTCCTCAGGCAGACGGAGCAAATGAACATGTTCCGGCTTCGTGAAGAAAGCACGAAAGTAGCGCTAACATCATGCCAGCAGCAAGTGGATCTGCTTGAGCACGcggtgaggaagagagaagaagacaatgAAACTCTCATGCAAAAACTCCAGCGCCAAGAAGAAGAACTGAAGACCTTGCAGAACCTCCAGCTTAGGCTAAccaagaagaatgaagaggttAGGCATcgcagagagcaagagaagctccTGGAAGAAGCCTTGCACGAGACGGAACGAGAGACCAAGGCCGAAGGTGAActagaagagttagaagaggaagtaAGAGCTCTTCGGGAAGATCTCCAGCATGTTCAGCCGACTCTGACAAAGAAGGATGAAGAGATCAAGAACCACAGAGACAGAGTCGGGTACTTAGAGAAGACTCTGGCGGAGAGAGAACAAGAGCTTAGGAGGCAGAGTGAACTCTTGAAGCAATTAACATCAGCTTTGCGATGGAAGGATGGCGGGGAGACCCTACAGAAACGAATCCAGAAACtccagaaatgggaggaagaggaagcagagaagaggcgagttctccaggagagagaccgttccttgcaaagacagaaggagCTAACCCAACAACTGGCGGATGAGCGGAAAGCCAAGGGGGAAGAATTGGAGCGCACGATTGCTATTTTGAAGCAGACCGAGAGCAGAGAAgtcaaatggagagagaaggcacAAGCACTGACTCTTGCCCTTACCAAGAGTGAAATGGCCAACGGGACTCTGAGGGAAGAAATAGCCATCCTGCAGAGTACGGTTTCGGAGAGGGACACGGACCGGTTTCATCATCAG CAGGCTAttgcagaaggggagcagctATCATGGCTCTCGGAGAAGAGACTCCTGTCACAGCAGCTGGAATGTCTGCAGCGAGCAGTTGCAAGGCTGgaactggagaaggcagagctgaagcaactcaatgctgagctcaggaggactctcgagcag GTGGAACGTGAACGGAGGAGACTGAAGAGATATCACAGTGGTCGGTCGCTGCCAGATGCGTGCGGATTTTCGCTCTCTGACCAGCACAAGATGGCTGCTTCTAGACAG GAGGAGTCTCACGCTCGCTGCAGTCGTCGATTAGCTGAGTTGCAGAACCAG GTGTCCCTTCTGCAGACGCAGCTGGCACAAGAACGAAAATACAAGCAGGACTATATTGAGTGCTGTGCCAAGACCAGCCAGGAGCTGTCAGACCTTCACCAAGAGCTGTCTCGCTCCTTAGCAGCTGTGGTCAGGGAgcccaaagctgctgttctggaagcagagaCTCGGAAGCTGGGTCAGCCTCTCTGa